The following are encoded together in the Cicer arietinum cultivar CDC Frontier isolate Library 1 chromosome 2, Cicar.CDCFrontier_v2.0, whole genome shotgun sequence genome:
- the LOC101499446 gene encoding uncharacterized protein codes for MNPLTLVKRIQKINSREADLGISEQASWHAKYKDSAYVFVGGIPFDLTEGDLLAVFAQYGEVVDVNLVRDKGTGKSKGFAFLAYEDQRSTNLAVDNLNGAQVLGRIIRVDHVDKYKKKEEEDEETERQKREARGVCRAFQRGDCTRGAGCKFSHDEQRAANTGWGDNGEKDKAKWDNDKYDGPKKERRDGNNQSNRIPETRDRDSRSIAHDNEMELDNQSKRSDRRENKVLRRHADDDRFEGRENISRREERRPRRYEDGEFEHRSREDQHRREEKRSRNDYDGREHESRDHRKEDRRPIKRVDVEFEPKSRDSGVREDKRPSRQDVDDFGSKSRETLGNREEKRSRKHTEDESVPRSREDRDRKQDNRSYKIDTDRSESKGRYDSDRREEKRSGR; via the exons ATGAATCCGTTAACCCTAGTGAAGCGCATTCAGAAAATCAATTCAAGAGAAGCTGATTTAGGTATAAGCGAACAAGCTTCGTGGCACGCTAAATACAAAGATTCAGCATATGTATTTGTTGGTGGCATTCCCTTTGATCTCACCGAGGGTGATCTTCTTGCTGTTTTTGCTCA ATATGGGGAGGTTGTTGATGTTAATCTGGTTAGAGACAAAGGTACTGGCAAATCAAAGGGTTTTGCATTCCTTGCATATGAAGATCAAAGAAGCACTAATCTTGCTGTTG ATAATCTGAATGGAGCTCAAGTTTTAGGTAGGATTATTAGGGTGGATCATGTTGATAAGTATAAGAAGAAGGAGGAGGAAGATGAAGAGACAGAGCGACAGAAAAGGGAGGCCCGTGGTGTTTGTCGAGCTTTTCAAAGAGGGGATTGTACTCGTGGAGCTGGATGCAAATTTTCTCATGATGAGCAA AGAGCTGCAAATACCGGTTGGGGTGACAATGGTGAGAAAGACAAAGCAAAATGGGATAATGACAAATATGATGGTCCcaagaaagaaagaagagaTGGCAACAATCAATCAAATCGCATTCCTGAAACTAGAGACAGAGATTCACGCTCCATAGCTCATGACAATGAGATGGAATTAGACAACCAATCCAAGCGAAGTGATAGAAGAGAGAACAAAGTGTTGCGGAGGCATGCTGACGATGATAGATTTGAGGGAAGAGAAAATATCAGTAGAAGAGAAGAAAGGAGACCAAGAAGGTATGAAGACGGTGAATTTGAACATCGGTCAAGAGAAGATCAACATAGGAGAGAAGAGAAAAGATCAAGGAATGATTATGATGGTCGGGAACATGAGTCAAGAGATCATAGAAAGGAAGACAGGAGGCCAATAAAGCGAGTTGATGTCGAGTTTGAGCCCAAGTCAAGAGATTCTGGTGTAAGAGAAGATAAGAGACCGAGTAGGCAGGATGTTGATGATTTTGGAAGCAAGTCAAGAGAAACACTTGGTAACAGGGAAGAGAAGAGATCAAGAAAGCACACTGAAGATGAATCTGTGCCAAGGTCAAGAGAAGATCGTGATAGGAAGCAAGATAACAGATCATATAAAATTGATACTGACCGATCAGAATCAAAAGGAAGATACGATTCTGACCGAAGAGAGGAAAAGAGGTCAGGAAGGTAA